aaaatgacagaGAGACTTTGCTTGCGTTGTCTTTTTTGTGTCTCCTTTCCCAGCTATTTGAGTTTGCGGACAAATACAGAGGGAAATACGACAGCAGCATCACCGTGGCCCAGAAGTACTATCGATCAGTCAGTGGTTACAATGTGAGTGTTCGTTTTTCATAACGATGGTGATTAATTTGAGCATACCTGTTGATAACTCAGAAAAACGAAACAAATCGAAGTCCAGGGTTCGGATGTTCGTGTCCTAATAAAGAtgggttctttcttcttcttcttctgtttttttttttcggtgtgGGGTGGTTGCAGGATGAGCTATTGTGGGCAGCTGCGTGGTTGTACCAAGCAACGCACAATCAATATTACTTGGAATATCTGGGCAAGAATGGCGACTCCCTTGGTGGGACTGGATGGGCCATGACCGAATTCAGCTGGGATGACAAGTATGCCGGTGTTCAGACGCTTGTGTCCAAGGTCACTTCTTTCCTTCGATCACAACTCACATCAACCAAATCTGTGGTCACTCACTTGATcacccatttcattcattcggCTACAGACTGTGATTGAATGTTACATGCCGGGATCGCCTCGTCTCGTTTTGTTGATCATTGGAAATTATAGGCATCGTGTCGCACAATGGCCATGTAGCTCGTCGCCACTCAGCTCTCTGGAGCTCAATTGCTTAGTAATGGGATGTGTCCCGGTATTATGTGAGTTATGGACATGAGGGATTAGTTCCTTGTCGTTCAATTAGCATATGCTTATTGGAGGACGCAAATGAAAGTCTTAGCTCGACGAAGGACAAGCTCCATGAGTCAGTAGGGCCGATCTTCGATTGATGAATAGGCAATTTTGTAATCACGCAGTTTGATGGTTCCTCTATACTAGGCAACAGCATCACCCTGTTGGATGAGGAAGCTTAACTGGGTTCTTGTGTGTTGCTTCCACTGCAGATCCTGATGCAAGGGAGAGCAGGTCACTATGCGCCGGAGTTCGAGAGGTATCAGCAGAAGGCGGAGTACTTTATGTGCTCGTGCCTCGGCAAAGGGACTAAGAATGTCCAGAGGACGCCGGGCGGTCTCATGTTCTGCCAGCGATGGAACAACTTGCAGTTTGTCACCAGTGCCTCGTTCCTGATGACCGTCTATTCCGATTATCTCGCATCTTCTAGAAGGAACTTGCACTGCTTCTCGGGTGCCGTCGCTCCCTCTGCTCTCCTCTCGTTTGCAAAATCACAGGTACATTGACTCTCTCGCATCTTTTCCTGGTTCGATTTAAACCTTTTTTATGTGATGAAGTACAATGCAAATGCTGTTTTATTGATCTCGCTAACACGTGTTGTTCCTATATTCATAGTTTTAGTGAATTTATGAGAAAATACAATAAGAAACTCAGACAACAACAAGATAAAAGTGCAAAATTTCATCAATTGCTGGAGCCTAAATCATTACACTTGCAGGTGGACTATATTCTTGGGGACAACCCGAGAGCGACAAGTTACATGGTGGGGTATGGAACCAATTACCCAAGGCAAGTCCACCACCGGGCTTCTTCGATTGTCTCTTTCAAGGTCAACCCCACGTTCGTGAGCTGCCGAGGAGGTTATGCAACCTGGTTCAGCAGAAAGGCCAGCGATCCGAATCTCTTGACTGGTGCAACAGTCGGTGGACCTGATGCCTATGACAATTTTGCAGACCAGAGGAACAACTATGAGCAAACTGAGCCTGCCACATACAACAATGCGCCTCTTCTCGGCGTGCTTGCGAGGCTAAGTGGAGGCCAAGGCGGATATAACCAGCTTCTTCCAGGTGAATGGATCATGACAATGAATGtgatatccaaaattttgttTTGATTAGAAGAAGCATCTTGGACTAACTTTCTGGTTGTTCATCAAGTACTAATAAGCATCTTCTTTGCAGTCGAGCTTCCTGCCCTAAAACCGATTGTTTTGCGACCAAATCCAGCCCCAGGTAATTGAATTATCCATAATTCCGAGAAcacatttgcatttttttttcctggtggTAATGTCTGCATGATTGATACCAATAGGAACCGAACCACTATGGCAAGGAAAAGTTTAATTCAACGGggagaagaagaggggaaaaaactGGCACAAGAATATCATTTGATTGTCGAtcctcaaaaaaagaaataagcaaAAGATTTAAATTAGTGTGCAGAAATGGTGATGACTGGATGAAACATCCGTACTCTAATTTAAAGAGATTCATTGCTGATTACTACGACTTctaaatcaaattcattcaTCATGTAATGTTCTAACACAAAGCAGTAagtgtgatttctttttcactgGCATATGGTTTTGATCAATATCAATACAATGGTCTTGCATTTTTCTTTCCACGGTTGTGAATGTTATTTCCTTTCGCAGCTATCTCTAGTCCAGTTGCTGTCGAGCAGAAGTTGACCTCGTCTTGGAACAGCAATGGAATAACTTACTACAGATACTCAACCTTGGTGAAGAACAAGTCTGATAAAACTCTGAAAAACCTTTGGCTTTCCATATCCAAGCTCTATGGTCCCCTGTGGggtctcacaaaatctggtgATTTGTACACTTTGCCTAAGTGGCTCCACTCACTGCCAGCCGGAAAAAGCCTCGAGTTTGTCTATATCCACGCTTCTTCTCAGGCAGAAGTTTCAATCTCAAACTACACCTTGGAATAGGTATTGAATCACCTATGCGACAGATGGCAATCTGAAGCCGGAGGATAAAAGAAGAAGTTTGTGCGGTTGTAGTGTAATGATTGTGCAGCTATAGGATAGGCATTCGAAGGAAGAATCAGTGCTTTTTTGttccttcaaaaaaatttttttttaaatttcttgagtGGAATGTGATTATGGAGGTGTCGGTTGAAGATGGAAGGCAAGAAAGGAGTGAAGAGACAGATTGCAAAAAATAGGAGAGCTCATCCTCTTTCTCCTGCCACTTCTCCTGCTGCAACAAAGAAACATTAGAAAGGTGatgaaagaatggaaaaatgcttGAGAGGTCAAAAGAATGGCTTCACAACAACAGGTTACAAAAGAGGGggttttttctcccttttctaGCATTAGGCAGAAGATTTGGTTGTCTGCTTTGCTTTGTGTTGTGTTGCGTTGTCAATGATGTTGTAATCTCTGCAACATTACTTGTTTCTTCTGCAAGAAATTGGGTTAACCTCTGTTCACGTGACGACCTTGTTTCTTGTTGCTCTGCAACAATTTGACAGATATTCCAGTCATGAGTCTGTTATCCATGCTTTTTAATGGATCAAGCACTTGTACTCTGTCAAAACTCGAGGCCAGGATCTGTTCTGAGCAGTTGACTTTCATTTCCCGAAGTTTGAAAGCATTAATTGTAACAAGTATACTTTAGTACAAATCCACTTGCAGCGGTGTAGAAACTACACTTGAGCATGGATATGCTCTGGATATCACAGTTCACAAAGATCATCATCCCTCAATCTTGTGTAGAGATGCAAATGAAAGGACAGCAATAACTGGATCGGTTATTCTTCTGAAGAATTCCCCAGTATAATTGCTGCTTGTCCTTAAAAGTTAGCGGACCAACTGAATTCTAACCAACGAACCTTGTAGGATTTCTTCTTGTGATCCAAAGTCAGTGATTGAGCGAATTTAGAGTTAACGCGATCGACTTTTTACAAAAACATGAATACCTAATTCCAACCAACAAGaagtcacgaaaaaaaaaaaaaaggaacagaacAGGAAACGCTTGGTTAATTTTCAGACATGTTCTCACAGTCACACTTACCCCATCTTTTCTTACTTGTTCTCACCTTAGCTTCGGTTACTTTCAAGCCGGCTCAGTTTCGGCAGTTCCATCAATTTTCGCTACTTATTTCCTCATTCCAAGCGCGGGTGTGACAGTGGCCTATTAGCAAATTCATAGATTGATGGTCGCCATGGCCAGTAGGTTCTAGATTTCCAATATTAGAACATTATAACACCTAGAGCATCTGGCTAATTAGAGGCTTCAAGACAGGTATGTAGACACAATTAATGGTACGAAATAGTAAATACAACAGTACAATGGCCTGTGGAGTTGCATGAGTTCCAAAGCATTACTTCATTGAAATGGTATGatgtaaataataaaaataaaatgtttgatTAATGCACTACTCTATAGAAAGCAGCTGAGCAAACGATCTATCTGGAAACACATCAGCTGTTCAAATAAACATATGTACAGTCTCagaaatgaatgctggaaacaGCCATGGAGGCAAACAACCGACACTTCAGTCACTCGGCTTATCTGCACTCTTGCACATGCTAAACAGCCACAAATGCAGATGAGGACACGCTTCAGGAACTGGGCTTGTTTGCACTCTTGTACATGTTATCAATGACACCCTGCAAGGAAGTTTTATTTAGTATTCTTTGGAAAAAAGATTCTCAGAAGAATTCATAATATAAAGCATAATCTTTCTCAAACAGGTGACTGGTAACTGCACATGCGAGAACTCATACAGACGGTTTACTCCAATATACACGACTGTCCCAATCAAGCATTCAATCTTAAAGAGAAACACATCTCAGACAAATCTAAGAGAACCAGCATCTAGCACATGATGACCTGATTCTACTAACTTCATGTCATTCGTGACTGATTGAGAAATGTATTAAaataatagaataataaaaCCTTTGTCCTAGCTTTTAAGAGCTACCTGATAGTATTTGAGCAATTGAGGCCTCTTCTTCTTATATGTAGGAGTGAGAAGGTCGCGGTCCATATCGAATGGTACAGGATCAAGGTGTAATGCCTTAATAAACTCAAACCCCTTCAGCTGCAAAGAGGGAACCTTCAGGTATTAGAAAGATGCCCGTAAAGGTTAAAAAAGGGGTTTCTACATAAGCAATATAACTCGAaaccttcttttctttcccagTCTTTGTGAGCTCTCCCATGATAAACTCCTTGGCTTTGGGATTTTCACAGAGAGAGTTGAAATCCCCATTAACTCCATTCTCCTGAGCCCACTTTTCAAGAGCTTCTTTGTTGGGGTTTGCCACGGCAACAAGGAAGGACTCGAAGCTGTTACCGTAAATCCATATCTGGGGAACGACAGGATGACCACAGTCAGTGTAAAATGAGCAAATGCTCATAATtccagaggaggaggaagacacAATGAGCTATCTTTAAGGGATGACAAGTATTTGGCCAAACACAAAAAAGGAATAGGTCAGAAAATAGTAGCAAGATCTTAACTGTGCCTTTGATTAAACATTTTAAGTCTCTATAGAATGGCGAGGGAAACAACTTGGATTAGATTGTGCACTTCTGGATTTCATGTGATAAGGGAAGATAATCAAACATGTTCCGATCAGAATGCACCGCGACTTCAGTAGACTTCACTATATAACATGGTAATTAGCAGCTTGTAGAAATTCTTGTCATAAGTCATGGAAAATAATATATATCTAAGATCATAAAGGATCAGTCCAAGGTATAAGTGCAATGCTGAAAGCAGATAGTATTGGCAGTGGAAAACATAACCGACATCTTAATCATCCTACTAGAACCAAAACCGTGTAGGACATATAGTATGGGTAACGTCTTCACGGAACTCTATGTTGACATGCTTTCGATGCCCATGAGAGAGAAGATCCGTCTCTCTAATCAATAGATTTCTCAAAGAATGCGGGAGCCTGTAATCACTAGGATATTGCTATGATCTAAGTCACACACAATTTAAATTGATAGAGACTGATTTTCCAGTCAACAGTACAATAAGACACCACTTCAGAAGGTAAAAGGAAACAGGAGGACGTCCATGAAAGATATAGCAGAAAATATGTACCACACTCATCATAACTAATGAAATAGGAAAGTTGCATAAATACGCAAACACAAATCAAATGCCAAAAGGAAGTGAATAGCAGACCAAGGAAGCATACCGAATCAATAGCGCTAACGAGGCCATAAATGTTTTCCAGGTTTTCAACAGCTACATATTCTCCTTGTGAaagcttgaaaatatttttcttgcgGTCAATTATTTTCAAGCTTCCGTCTGGTTGCCACTCACCAACATCCCCTGATGCAAAACATCCATACATTTTGACTTAGAAACTCTGAACGGCACAGGTTAACTTTCACTGAATCTAAGAAGAGGGCTACAGGTACCTGTATGAAACCATCCATCAATCATGACCTCTCTAGTCAGATCTTCCCGTTTATAATAGCCACTGAATAAGGTCTTCCCCTTCACACATACTTCTCCTCGTGGGGTGCTTGAGAGGGCATCATACCCCATTTCAGGAACAGATTCCAAGCAAACATCAACATTAGGCACTGGAGGGCCCACTGTGCCAAGCATTGAGTGTACATTTGGTAGTGAAACAAATGTGCCAGCACAGGTTTCGGTCAGACCTACAAGCATTAAGAGAAATACTTCATATAATCACAGGATAACATGGTATGCTGGTCATCATCCATCTTTTTGAGAGCTTAATTCCTGTTACTCATCATCTCTTGCTACATTGCAATTTTAACAATGATTGATTCTTGAAGTTTAGAATCAACAAGAAAAAGACAGAGAACATGTAAAATATACGGAGGGGGCAATTCAGGCAATTCATTCATACCATATCCTTGTAGAACGTGTGCACATGTAACCACCCTAAGGAAAGCTTCTACATGGTTAGATAGAGGGGCTGCCCCTGATAGAATCAGTCGTACATTTCCACCCAGCCCTTGCTTTACCTGATACAAGGTAAGTCAGAGAAATTGAAAACATCAGGATTTAGTTGGATATAAGGCTGCAAAGGACAAATAGAAATGCACCACAAGTCCATTTTGATCACCTTATTGAAAACAAATTTGTCAAATAAAGGAGCTGCCTCCTCATATTTGTTCCCCTTCTTCAAGTTATTTAACTTGCTACAGCAAATTTATAAGCAGAAATTATAGTCAGATATGAAAGAACAAAGCAGCAGTCCATTCAGGACAAAAAAACCAAGCATAGAAGAGATGCaaaaacattaacaaattatGCAGAGACTGTTATGATCCTAGACATAATTGGACGGGTTCTCAACCTAATCAGCCCTACATTATAGGAAGAGATCTTAAAAATTGAAATCTGAGATTCAATTGGCTAGTTTGCTAGGCATGTCACCCTACAAGTCTTAAGTGGGAGACATTGTCATCTTTAAGCCATTTGATGCCCGCAAGCATTCTGGACACTCACACGTCCAAGGAATCATGTCTAGGTAAAGAGTGGAAACAATCTATGAGCCAAATTTATATGGGAAGAAAAGGACCCAATCATTCGAACATTCTGCAAGGAAGCAAATAAAAGCACATTGGATAACTATATGATAAATCTATCTTTATCATGCCCAAGGAACTTTATCCACTCCGAGaagtaaaatatgaaatttagcAAAGAACTTACTACGAATATGCAAAGTTGAACAATGTATGCCTTAACAAACCTCCAGCAGAGATCTTCTGAGTTAACCCTGCATGCACAAGCAATCATTAGTTAACAAATCGGACATACTTCTGTTGTGTTTCCAAGTAGCATTTGCATAAAGTGATTTTGCACATGCAGGATCCATGTTACGCCTTAACATCCATGAAGGCAGCTGTAGTCCAAATTGAAATATCAAATGCCATGGAAATGACATTAGTAAAGTTATTAGACTAAGATAATCAGGTCCAAAGAAAATTTTACCTGAGTATACTCTATCCAACACACGGGGACGGCGCAGAAAATAGTTGGTTTTAATTCCCCAAGATCCTCAATCAATAACTTAACATCCTGGAACACATAAGACATGTATAAATATGACAACAAATCGTTCATcggtaaagaagaaaaagaaattgtaacTGCAAAAATATCCTCAATCACGATAACAAGAAAGAAATTATTGTTGTGTCCCATGTATAGACGAAAAAATCCCAAGACAAACACTACAACTTTCACCAATCATCATGCTATATAGCAAATAATCCTTAGTAAAATTTGGtatatgattttcctaaaaagataATGTATCATAGCCAGTATCCTTACCCCACGCCAAAATCCAATTGAGGCGCCATGATGTATAAAACACTCCTCAATTACCCTATCGAAGATATGGGCCAGTGGAAGATATGACATATACACATCCTTCTGGTGGAGCTGTCAGAGTCAGAAGATATAGTGTTAAACCAAAATGAATCCTTTAATGTTTGAACATAGGGCATAAAGCATATAAGCTGCAACTGGTACCAAAGTGTTTGCTCTCTTCAGGAGATCAGTACTCCAAACTGGAAAAATCTTACCTCTTCGTTGACACTCTCTAGCAGACGCTTCACTCCAGCTATAAGAGTGACGATGCTCTCATTAGAAATCAATACACCTTTTGGATCACCGGTTGTTCCACTAGTATACATGATCGTACATATATCTGTTTTCTCTTTGGCAGGAAGTTCAAATTGCTGATTATCTCCCTGCAAGTGAAGGTAGGCAGCAGATGTTGGAGCTACTATAATTTAGCAATcgcaaagatttttttttttttttactttattagtTGAAAGACATGCATGTGAGAGATGCAGCATTCACTCAATCAACAagctatcctttttttttttttgttgtcagcTAGCCTAGAAACACTGAATCCAGATCCATCAGAGTTACATTTAGAGTCGGTGAGGAATGTAAGCAACATTAGCCATCAAAATTAAAAGCAGCCAAAGATAAACCATGCAAAGCAGATTCCTAGATTGACCATCAACTTAACAACACAATGTGCAAAAGATGCAAAATGGTCCACACCACCCAGATCTAAAGTTGCAGCACTGATCATTGTTCTTGTCCCACCAGAACTACCACAATTTAACAGCTTTCAGTGCACAATACTTCTCAGGCTCGACTTAGTACAGACTATGGATATGTATCTGGCTGACTCATCTCTGTATTCAGTTGTGAGATGTTTGGCATAAAACATATATATAGCAAAAACTGGAACTTGGAAATGTCAGAATATTACCAAGTATATACACTCATACAATGCAATACAAGCAAGATTATTTGTTAACTCTAAGAACACTAGAAGTATGGGAATACAACTTTTAATCGATCACTTATACGATGGTTTTCTGTTGGAGGAGCTTCACAATAAATTTTATTTGCCACTGGGACGAATCCACACCCTTGTCATATCTAAGGTAAGGGTACAACACCTAAATAGACAACTTGGAGAAGCATAGGGGTTACTTAAACTTCTAGAGCATTATAAGATTGGATCAAATACTTATCGATTAATAGTAAGCACTGAAATGAATCAAACTTATCCATTGACGTATGGAGGAATGCAGCTAAACATTTCCTAAAGCTACAATTGGTTTTGCAAGCACTAAAGTTGTGTCATGtccaaagaggaaaaaatgtcAGATACGAAAGCATTAGGAAAGGCTGCATTGATAATGGACATGAAGATTGGGAGCCCTTATATATAGCCTTGCAaggataaagatgaaaaatgctGACTGCAACTGTAATTTCTCTTATGATGAAGTAAAGGTTTCGCTTGAACAGGATATGGACAGCCCTTGAAGTTGATAACATAAGCAGCAGAGCAAATTTTCATTGACGGAACATGGATAGAGAAACTGACCAGTTTCAAAAATTCGTCCCATGCATATATAGCCAAACcaaacttctcaacttcttccctTTGTTCAGCAGTAACCTTTCCAAAGCTCACGAGTGCTACAACAAGGAAGACTTGATAAAAACCCAGCATTCCACAAGTTCAGGTATCAAGAAAGTCAATCATCTCAATAACTCACTTTTCAAGAACTCCGTTGTCCTTGGAAATGTTTTCAGTACCTGTATGTACAACGAAAGGTTtaataataatagaaaaagaaaagacgcCTGTATCAAAACCTGAATTCTCAGGCCACTATCATATTAACAGTAGACAGTACTGGCACCTAAATATGTGGCAAgtgaacaagaaaaatatttttagagcAAATTCACCATAATTGATTACCTACATTCTTGCTAGCATAATAAGTTCAGAAAACACATTgttatcaatttcttaattatCAGGAAGTAACTGTGTATATAGTTGTGGAATGCTCCATGAAATAgctaagaataaaaaaaaactgaattagAATGAAATTTGAACCTCAGAAATCTTTTTCTCCTCTATGAAAGCAATTGAAACTTCAGCATGACGTATAATGAATTCAACAGCACCAGCACCTGcaaatttttgagaaaacaCATTGTTTATTGAGCAAAACCTATTGGTACTATCAAGCTTAAAAACAAAAGCATAAACTGGCACAAATTATTCAATTTGCATTGATTATAAAGTTAGTGACGGAAATATTTGCAAGATTGAATGCACTCTTCAGTGGATACTGGTCCATTTGCGATCAATGATGCTTGAAAACCATTCCAAACCTGTCATCTACACGTTATGACAATTTATATCAGAAGGAAAAAACGTACCTAATGTGTCATATAAAGGAACGCAATAGAGCCCATGAGCATTGCAAGCCTGCAGTAGTTTCGGAATCAATTAATCTTGGCGAGCAGCAGAGTACAACTTCAAATAAGAAGACACATCTAAAATGACAAGGAGCTTCAACCACACAACAGGGATGAAATAGAAACACTCAACGGGACACCAAGCATTTAAAATTTCTGTGGGAATGGATATCAACTCTAGGACAGCGAGGCAGTTACCTGTTATCCTAAAGTACAATAGAAGCAGTTGAACCTTTAAGCAGGAAATTTCCTGATTCTAATGATATGCAACTTATTTCTGTTTCCCCTGCATACGTTTGATTCCATATGCACATCATATAACCAGAAGATCTACTTATCTCTCATCGTTATGTCTTGAAAACTTCACATCTTAAGTGAAAATCAGGACAAAGGAACTTAAAATCTCATTGGTTTCTTGGCTTAGTTAACACACCAAACAAGTTTCTTCGATATCTTACACTTCTTCAAGCAAATCTTTTGCGTGTGTGCGAACTGATTCTGGCATCAAAGGATGCCATTCTTCAAGTGAATGATTGAAGATGTTAATTTATCAGGTGATCAGAAGTACTTGTATTGAGTAAGATGTGCTGATTCAAAGTTCATATTAAGTACCTTTTGCAGACTTTCATTATTACTCATACCTAGCTATACTGGTCTTTTAGTCTGTAATTATCAGACCCTACAGGAGACATTGGATCTTGCTTCAATTTTGATTGTTGTTCGTTGTGCCACTCAGCAAGTATTTTTTATCGCACAAGTCTATGGTAAGGAAAAATTTGACAAACTTCAAGGCAGTGCAAAGGATGCACATCCACAAGCAACACTGGAATCGGAGGTACGTTTCTTACAGCCGACAAAGATGACATgcatcaattggaaaaaagaaaaaaaatgacatgtccCTCCCTTCGCTAATAGACTGTTGGATATCCCAAATGGCACGACAGTAAAGAATTTAAGCATTAAAAACCCAGAAAGTGAATCAGATAGCATGAGATTCGGCACGACTATCCTCCAGTACCAATTCTTACTTCGTGCTATCAAGACAGGTTATGTTTGCCAACAAGCAATAAGTCTACTAATATGTTTGAAGGGATCCACTGAAGAAGCAACATACCTCCATGCTCACAATCCACTCTGGGCAGTTGGCACCGTAAATTCCACATTTGCTTCCCTGTGTCACAGAAACGAGACAATTaaagtatgaaatattattCAACACGGGAGCTTTTATTGGTAATATGTTTTACCGGTTCAATACCACAACTCCGGATAGCATTTCCGACTCTGATCACTATATCGTACACTTCTTTGTATGTTTGCCACACGTATCCTCCAGCCTGCTTTCAAACAGTCCAGATATCAAGGCAAGAAATAGCAAGTAATGTGCAAAAATGACCAATCAATCACGATTGTACCTTTCCATTCACAATCTCACGTTGACCGAGCATACGGTTATTAGGATATTTATTGACAGTCATCCTGTAAAAGGATGATATTCACTATCACAAACATCACATCCAAAACAAGTACTTATGCACAATActttcagccaaaaaaaaataaataaataaaggcagTCAACAATAAACCAAAATACACGGTCTACTGAAGCAGCAGGCCCAAGAATAAAAGACTAATAGGTCTCTCCAATGACATGAACTGCTTCATTAGAGTAACCGATCAGAATCACGCATGCAGGCAGGTCTTTGCATTCCACAGAGATACTATGAATAGCAGAAAGAGAATATTGAATCTGAAGCACTGCACttcatataaatatatatattttaaaagaaCAAACTTTCAGGAGAAACGAAAATAAACCGATCCAATCTGGAACCAGAATTGACAACTAAACTTCGCCAGAAATTCACTTCCACTACGCACCAAGCAACAAGACACTCAAACCCACAAAGAACTTATCACCGTGCCTCTTATCCTATCTCAAATCCCTCGCCATGCGGAACAGAACCACGACGACTCACCGGAAAACGTCCCAGCAGCTCTCCAATCCCGGCACCGGCGGAGGAAAGCCTCCCTTGGCGAAGACGCTCCGGTACACGGGACCGAGCGACGGCCTGCCGCCCTTGGCCTGCTTGCCCTTCTCCACCTCAATCAAGTACTTCATCTGCGCCATGGTCACTCCCTCCACGCGCACacgcaatctctctctctctctctctctctagcgctCGCTCCACCTTCACTGTCGATGCGTATGCGAATTCGAACTCGATCGACCGGAGTCCCACCGGCTCACGCTCTGTGGCTCTTGACTCACCGATcgacgatcgatcgatcgatctcgGGGGGATATGAAGAATGTGGAGGTGAAGGCTGAGGCTGGA
The sequence above is drawn from the Rhodamnia argentea isolate NSW1041297 chromosome 9, ASM2092103v1, whole genome shotgun sequence genome and encodes:
- the LOC115740900 gene encoding endoglucanase 6 isoform X1 — protein: MKRLARLVIPMAPLLLVLVLCTPTMVLGGHDYGQALSKSILFFEAQRSGHLPKNQRVSWRANSGLNDGKASGVDLVGGYYDAGDNVKFGLPMAFTVTMMSWSILEYGNQMAKSGELGHAMEAVKWGTDYFIKAHPHPYVLYGEVGDGNSDHYCWQRPEDMTTDRRAYRIDPSKPGSDLAGETAAAMAAASLVFSRYDPAYSAELLRHAQQLFEFADKYRGKYDSSITVAQKYYRSVSGYNDELLWAAAWLYQATHNQYYLEYLGKNGDSLGGTGWAMTEFSWDDKYAGVQTLVSKILMQGRAGHYAPEFERYQQKAEYFMCSCLGKGTKNVQRTPGGLMFCQRWNNLQFVTSASFLMTVYSDYLASSRRNLHCFSGAVAPSALLSFAKSQVDYILGDNPRATSYMVGYGTNYPRQVHHRASSIVSFKVNPTFVSCRGGYATWFSRKASDPNLLTGATVGGPDAYDNFADQRNNYEQTEPATYNNAPLLGVLARLSGGQGGYNQLLPVELPALKPIVLRPNPAPAISSPVAVEQKLTSSWNSNGITYYRYSTLVKNKSDKTLKNLWLSISKLYGPLWGLTKSGDLYTLPKWLHSLPAGKSLEFVYIHASSQAEVSISNYTLE
- the LOC115740900 gene encoding endoglucanase 19 isoform X3, which produces MKRLARLVIPMAPLLLVLVLCTPTMVLGGHDYGQALSKSILFFEAQRSGHLPKNQRVSWRANSGLNDGKASGVDLVGGYYDAGDNVKFGLPMAFTVTMMSWSILEYGNQMAKSGELGHAMEAVKWGTDYFIKAHPHPYVLYGEVGDGNSDHYCWQRPEDMTTDRRAYRIDPSKPGSDLAGETAAAMAAASLVFSRYDPAYSAELLRHAQQLFEFADKYRGKYDSSITVAQKYYRSVSGYNDELLWAAAWLYQATHNQYYLEYLGKNGDSLGGTGWAMTEFSWDDKYAGVQTLVSKILMQGRAGHYAPEFERYQQKAEYFMCSCLGKGTKNVQRTPGGLMFCQRWNNLQFVTSASFLMTVYSDYLASSRRNLHCFSGAVAPSALLSFAKSQVDYILGDNPRATSYMVGYGTNYPRQVHHRASSIVSFKVNPTFVSCRGGYATWFSRKASDPNLLTGATVGGPDAYDNFADQRNNYEQTEPATYNNAPLLGVLARLSGGQGGYNQLLPVELPALKPIVLRPNPAPVQLLSSRS
- the LOC115740900 gene encoding endoglucanase 6 isoform X2, translated to MKRLARLVIPMAPLLLVLVLCTPTMVLGGHDYGQALSKSILFFEAQRSGHLPKNQRVSWRANSGLNDGKASGVDLVGGYYDAGDNVKFGLPMAFTVTMMSWSILEYGNQMAKSGELGHAMEAVKWGTDYFIKAHPHPYVLYGEVGDGNSDHYCWQRPEDMTTDRRAYRIDPSKPGSDLAGETAAAMAAASLVFSRYDPAYSAELLRHAQQLFEFADKYRGKYDSSITVAQKYYRSVSGYNDELLWAAAWLYQATHNQYYLEYLGKNGDSLGGTGWAMTEFSWDDKYAGVQTLVSKILMQGRAGHYAPEFERYQQKAEYFMCSCLGKGTKNVQRTPGGLMFCQRWNNLQFVTSASFLMTVYSDYLASSRRNLHCFSGAVAPSALLSFAKSQVDYILGDNPRATSYMVGYGTNYPRQVHHRASSIVSFKVNPTFVSCRGGYATWFSRKASDPNLLTGATVGGPDAYDNFADQRNNYEQTEPATYNNAPLLGVLARLSGGQGGYNQLLPVELPALKPIVLRPNPAPVAVEQKLTSSWNSNGITYYRYSTLVKNKSDKTLKNLWLSISKLYGPLWGLTKSGDLYTLPKWLHSLPAGKSLEFVYIHASSQAEVSISNYTLE
- the LOC115740898 gene encoding LOW QUALITY PROTEIN: long chain acyl-CoA synthetase 4 (The sequence of the model RefSeq protein was modified relative to this genomic sequence to represent the inferred CDS: inserted 1 base in 1 codon), with protein sequence MAQMKYLIEVEKGKQAKGGRPSLGPVYRSVFAKGGFPPPVPGLESCWDVFRMTVNKYPNNRMLGQREIVNGKAGGYVWQTYKEVYDIVIRVGNAIRSCGIEPGSKCGIYGANCPEWIVSMEACNAHGLYCVPLYDTLGAGAVEFIIRHAEVSIAFIEEKKISEVLKTFPRTTEFLKTLVSFGKVTAEQREEVEKFGLAIYAWDEFLKLGDNQQFELPAKEKTDICTIMYTSGTTGDPKGVLISNESIVTLIAGVKRLLESVNEELHQKDVYMSYLPLAHIFDRVIEECFIHHGASIGFWRGDVKLLIEDLGELKPTIFCAXPRVLDRVYSGLTQKISAGGLLRHTLFNFAYSYKLNNLKKGNKYEEAAPLFDKFVFNKVKQGLGGNVRLILSGAAPLSNHVEAFLRVVTCAHVLQGYGLTETCAGTFVSLPNVHSMLGTVGPPVPNVDVCLESVPEMGYDALSSTPRGEVCVKGKTLFSGYYKREDLTREVMIDGWFHTGDVGEWQPDGSLKIIDRKKNIFKLSQGEYVAVENLENIYGLVSAIDSIWIYGNSFESFLVAVANPNKEALEKWAQENGVNGDFNSLCENPKAKEFIMGELTKTGKEKKLKGFEFIKALHLDPVPFDMDRDLLTPTYKKKRPQLLKYYQGVIDNMYKSANKPSS